The DNA segment TCGATCGATTCCGCAAAGTTTCGGTCGCTGGGATCGCGAGTGGCTCGTTCAACGTCACGGCTAATATCAACTTCGAATCGGTCGAGCAGTTCAGTGGCGACGTCGATCGCGTTCGCGGCGAACTGGATGTCGTCAGCCAAAGCCTGGACGTCGTCATCGTTTGCCAGACCGAAGCCGAGATCGAACGACTGCACGAAATTCTGGATGCCACCCAGGTCGCCAAGACCGGTCGATTGCACTATGTGCTGGGAGAACTGCAGCAAGGTTTTCGCTTCCGCGATGGCAACCTGGTGCTGGTTAGCGGAAACGAAATCTTCCATCGTCCTTCGATTCATCGCACCAAGACGCGTCGCCTGGGGAAGGTGATCGACAGCTTCCTCGATTTGAAAAAGGGAGACCTGGTCGTTCACCTGGGGCATGGTATCGGACGATACCGTGGCCTACGGCTGATTGAAAAGCAAGGCAACGCGGAAGAGCATCTCGTTCTGGAATTTCAGGGCGAAACAAAGATTTTTGTGCCTGCGTCGAAGATCGACCTGGTGCAGAAATATGTCGGCGGCAGTAAGACGCGGCCGCCACTGGCCAAGATTGGCGGCGTTGTCTGGAAGAAGCAGAAGGAGAACGTCGAGAAGGCGGTCAAGGATCTGGCGGCCGACTTATTGCAAGTTCAAGCGGAACGCCAAAGCCGACCTGGGATCGCGTTCGCCGCTGATACCCGCTGGCAATACGAGTTCGACGCTTCGTTTCCGTACCAGGAAACGGACGACCAGATGTTGGCGATCGAAGCGATCAAACAAGACATGACGCAGCCCCGTCCGATGGATCGCCTGCTTTGTGGCGACGTTGGTTTCGGCAAGACAGAAGTCGCCATGCGGGCCGCCTTCAAAGCGGTCGACAATGGTTACCAGGTCGCTGTGCTTGTTCCGACGACGATTCTGGCCGAGCAACACTACAAGAGTTTCCGCGAACGGATGGCCGAGTTTCCGTTCACGATCGCTCGATTGAGCCGCTTCGGCACAGCGAAGGAACAACGTGAAGTCGTCAAAGGCCTGAAGGAAGGAACCGTTGACGTCGTCATCGGGACGCATCGACTCGCCTCGCAAGATGTGACCTTTCAGAATCTGGGGGTCGTCATCATCGACGAGGAACAGCGGTTTGGCGTCGAGGTGAAAGAACGCCTCAAACAACTGCGAACCACGATCGATGTGTTAACTATGACCGCCACGCCGATTCCCCGTACTCTGCATATGTCGCTGGTAGGCGTGCGTGACATCAGCAATCTCGAGACTCCACCGAAAGACCGGGTCGCGGTCGAGACAAAGGTTTCTCGCTGGAACGACGAGCTGATTCGCCATGCCATTCTTCGAGAACTGAATCGCGGCGGACAGATCTATTTCGTCCATAACCGCGTGCAAGACATTGAACTGGTCGCCGCCAAACTGCAGCGGATTGCTCCGGAAGCCAAAATCGGCATCGGACATGGCCAGATGGCGGAAGGGGCCCTCGAACAAGTCATGGTCGACTTCATCGATGGCAAGTTCGACTTGTTGTTGGCGACGACGATCATTGAGAGCGGGCTCGATATCCCCAATGCGAATACGATCTTCGTCGACGAGGCCGACCGATATGGCCTGGCGGATCTGCATCAGCTACGAGGACGCGTCGGACGATCGCACCATCGCGGCTACTGTTATATGTTGCTCGAGGCGGGCAAACATTTGACGCCAATTGCCAGCAAACGACTCCACGCGATTGAAGAGTTCAGTCATATGGGGGCAGGCTTCGCGATCTCGATGCGCGACCTCGAAATCCGCGGTGCAGGGAACATTCTCGGGACGCAGCAAAGTGGGCACATCGCCACGGTTGGTTACGAACTTTACTGCCAACTACTGGAAAGTGCCGTCCGCAGACTGCAGAAGCTACCACCCAAGATGTCGATCGATGTCGACATTGATTTGCCGATCGAGGCGTATCTTCCCGACGACTACATCGGCGATATGCGACAGAAGATCGACCTCTATCGCCGGATGACGCGAATCGCTTCGGACCACGATCTCGAGCAGATCCGCGAAGAACTTCGCGACCGCTTTGGGCCCCCACCTGAGGAAGTTGACGAACTTTTACGGGTAGTCGCGCTGAAATTAGATGCAGCCTTCTGGCAGGTATCGGCGATCTATACCGAAGAGGAACTCGATCAAACCTTTCTCGTCTTCGTATATACCAATGCCTCTCGGATTCAGCAGCTAGCACGCTTGCGGGGGAAAAAGTTCCGCGTCGTGGATGACGCGAAAGCCTATATTCCCTTGCCCAATGCCAGCATGGATGGATCAGAATTATTGGATTTTGCCAGACTGATGTTGCGTGCGAACTAGGTGCATTCCTATACTCCGCCCGCAAAATTCTCGCGCGAAAGCGGCAGGAAGCCGCAACCAGATGGGTGCTCCTTATGGATGGGAAGTCAAGCAACGTGATTTCAGCTGCTTACGAGACTGGCAAATGCCTTGGCCGCCGCGTCGTTCTGACGGGCGTCTGCCTCGGTACGTGCTTCCTTTCGCCCGCTCCGGCGTGGGCACAATTTGGTTGGTTGAATCCGTGGAAGGGTGACTCGGCTCAAACAGCCGAACAACCACCGGCGGATCCCTTTGCCCAGCGCCGCGCCGCGTCGGAACCTCAGTTCCGCACGGCTGCCCGTCAGATGCCAGCCACCAGTCCAACTTCCACCGGTGGTACCACCGCGGTGATTTCGGACTCGCCTGCGACGATGCCCAACTATGGAGCTCCGGTTCCTTATCCCACCACGCACGCCGCCGCAGTCAACTATGCCGCTCCGGCAGGTTACCCATCGACTGGCAACGCGGCCAACTATTACTCGGTTCCACCGCAAGGTAATTACGCTCCGCCGATGGCTCAAACCCAGCAGGCGGTCCCTCAGGTTGCCAACCTTCCGCAGCAGCAGCCACCGATGGCGGCGGCCAAAGGAAACGATCTGTTCAAGCCAGCTCGAATTGTCGCAATCGTCAATGGCGAGCCCATTTTAGCTGGCGACGTGCTGGGGCCGGTCAATCAAATGATCGACGAAAAGATGGCCTCGCTCACCCCTGAGCAGCGTGCCGCGGTTTCGGAAGAAGAGATCGACCAATTCAAAGAACAGGCCCTCAAGCAAATGTTGCCAGGGCTGATTGATATTAAGGTGGTCTATCTCGACTTCATGCGGTCGGTCCCATCCGACCGTAAAGAAGAGATGCAGCAGATGCTCGAAAAGAACTACGACGAGTACCAGCTCGAGACCGACCTGAAGAATGCCGAGGTCACCACGCAGGCCGAACTCGACATGAAACTTCGCGAAATGGGCGGATCGTTGGCGAAAAAGAAACGCCAGTTCGTCGAAAAACTGGTCGCCCAGCAACAGATTCAACGGAAGATCAAAAAGGACGAAGAGGTCACCCACCAGCAGATGCTCGACTTCTACGAAGAGCATAGCGACGAATACCAAGTGTCCGCGAAGGCTAAGTGGGAACAATTGATGGTGAAGTTCTCCGAGTTCCCTAACCGCCAGGCGGCCTGGGAAGCGACCGCCGAGATGGGGAACCAGGTTCTGCGAGGCGCCCCGCTCGATGCCGTGGCCAAACGCCACTCGCAGGGGATCAAAGCTGCCAACGGCGGTCAGTACGACTGGACCACCAAGGGTAGCTTGAAGAACGAAACCGTCGACCAGGCGATCTTCAGCCTGCCGATTGGCCAACTCAGCCCGATTATTGAGTCGGCTGAGGGATTCCATATCGTCCGCGTTGTCGACCGGAAGGAATCGGGAATGGTTCCCTTTACCGAAGCCCAGGTCGGCATCAAAGAGAAGATCCAGAACGGTCGGCGTCAGGCCGAAATGGAGACTTACTTGAAGGACGTGAAGTCCAAAGCTCAGGTTTGGACCATCTTCGACGAGAAGAAGTAATGCTCTCAGCCGCCTCCCTGTGGGGTATCTACGGCTGATAGACTTATCACAATTGGGAAATCCTCTGAAAATTACCCGGATTTCCCAGGCGTTCATCTAGGGCCTGGTTGGTGCTTTTCACCAAGAAATAGTCTCGCCCTTCGGAAGAACCAGGATAAGCAGAGCTAATGCGCTACGATTGTTTCATGACCGCCTATTTTGTTGGGTCGAACAATCGAGTAAAGTAGCGATCAAAAGAACCTGACCAGAGTTTGTTTCCGCGCCTCCTATTGGCCGCATTGCCCTTCTTGCGATGCCTTCATCGTTGCGGAAAAATGCTAGTCTGAAAGCATCTGGGAAAACTGCGCACGCCCCCTGTGAGGAAGTCTGCATGTCCGACACTGCCAAGCTTATCGTCGATGGTAAAGAGATTGACCTACCCGTAGTCGTGGGTACCGAAGATGAAAAGGCGGTCGACATCTCGAAGTTGCGTGGCGATACCAGCTTCATCACCCTCGACGAAGGGTATGTGAACACTGGTTCGACCACCAGTGCGATCACCTACCTCGACGGCGAAGCAGGGATCCTGCGATACCGCGGTTATCCAATCGAAGAACTCGCCGCCAACTGCGACTTCGTCGAAGTCATGTACTTGTTGATCTACGGCGAGCTGCCGACCGAAGAAGAGCTGACCAACTTCCGTAATTCGATCCGTCGCCACACGATGCTGCATGAAGACATGCGATCGTTCTACGACGGCTTCCCACGCGACGCTCACCCGATGGCAATTTTGTCCAGCGTGGTCAGTGCCCTGTCGACGTTCTACCAGGATTCGCTCGACCCACACGACCCGCAACAGGTGGAAGTTTCGATTCACCGCCTGTTGGCCAAGTTGCCGACGATCGCCGCTTACAGCTACAAGAAGTCCTTCGGCCAGCCATTCATCTACCCGCAAAACGACCTGTCGTACTGCGAGAACTTCCTGCAGATGATGTTCGCAGTCCCAAGCGAACCGTTCCACGTCGACCCCGATTTTGTTGACGCGTTGAACCTGCTGCTGATTGTGCATGCCGACCACGAACAGAACTGCAGCACCTCGACCGTCCGGATGGTCGGTTCGGCCGATGCCAACCTATTCGCTTCGATCTCGGCGGGGATCAGTGCCCTATGGGGCCCACTGCACGGCGGTGCCAACGAAGCGGTCGTTAACATGCTGGAAGAGATCATCGACAACGGCGGCGACGTCGACAAATACGTCGAGCTGGCGAAAGACAAGAAGAGCAAGGTCCGCCTGATGGGCTTTGGTCACCGTGTTTATAAGAACTTCGATCCTCGAGCGACGATCATCAAGAAGGCCTGCGATCGCCTGCTGGATAAGCTCGATATCAAGGATCCGCTGTTCGACGTGGCCCAGAAGCTCGAGCAAGCTGCTCTCAACGACGAATACTTCGTCGAACGGAAGCTCTACCCGAACGTGGACTTCTACTCGGGCGTTATCTATCGAGCGATCGGCATTCCAGTTCAGATGTTCACCGTCCTGTTTGCGATGGGACGCCTGCCTGGCTGGATCGCTCATTGGAAAGAAATGCACGGCTCGAAAACCAAGCGAATCTGTCGCCCACGTCAGATCTACACCGGCGAGCAGAAGCGAGAATTCGTACCAATCGAAAAGCGATAGCATCGCTGGCGACGAATTACGACCAACCATCAAGGACACCTTCGGGTGTCCTTTTTTCGTAGATCTTCTCAGGTTCGGCAAACTTGAACCGAGCTGGTGACTTCCCCACTATGCCAGCAGCGCATGCGGTCGCGCATCCGGAAAAGTTTACCTATTCCAGCAAACTTTCGGCGATCGCCTGAGGAAGTCCTTCCTGTTGTGTCGATAAATACCCTCGTACGCCTTGGAACTACGGATAGTCCGGGGCATCGGTTCAGCGAGGGAGACGCAACATCACGATGTATAAGCACATTCTCGGTGCCACGGCTGCGGTCGCCACTCTGGTCGTTCCGTCGATTACCCTTGCCCAGGCTCCTCCGGTTCGTTTGTCACACGCACTCACGTTGAAGCCTGCGGTTGATCGGCTTCATCCTCCGGTCGTGTCCCAAGTCGCCATCCACCCGGCTGAAAAGTTGATGGCAGTCGCAGGCGACGACCACTACGTCCGGATCATGGAAATCTCGACCGGTCGCGTCCTATTCACGCTGAAAGACCATACCGATTGGGTTCGTGCCGCTGTCTTCTCGCCCGATGGCAAGACGCTGGCCACTGCCGGTAACGATCAGCAACTGCTGCTGTGGGATGTCCAAGAGAACATTCAACTCCGAAGCACCGGCGAATTTCCGTCGGTCGTCACGGCACTCGACTTCAACCACGATGGCTCGCGTTTGGCCGTGGCAGGCTTCGCCGACGTGATTGCCATCCACAATCCAACCACCGGCGATGTCCTTCATAAGCTGAAGGCTGCCAGTGAAGACCAGCGAACCGTCTGCTTTTCGCCCGATGGCTCGAAGGTCGCAGCCGCCGGACGCAACGGCGTAATCCGCATCTGGAACACCAACAGCGGCGAGCGAGTTCGTGATATCCGCGCTCATGCCGACCGTATCCATGGCCTGGTTTTCTCGGCCGATGGTTCCAAAGTCATCTCGGGCGGTGAAGACCGCACCCTAAAGATTCATGATGCCGCTTCCGGGCATCAATTGGCATCGATCTCGACAGGAGATGCCAAGACGTTTTCCGTTTCGCTCGCCAACGACGACACCGTCGCCACTGGTGGAAGCGATAACGAGGTTCGCATGTGGAGCCTGACGTCGTATCAGGAAGTTGATCACGTGGCAGGCCATGAAGGCACTGTCGCAACGCTCGATGTCCATGGGCAAACGATGATCTCAAGCGGGTTCGATACTACGATCCGCGTTTGGGACTTGGGCACCGCGCAAAAATCCCCCCCCGTGTTAACGGTCCCGGTCAGCCGTTTCTCGAAATAATTTGGTCACCAATTTCGCATGGATGCGAAAGGAAGGCACAGGAGTCGCCTGATGGGTTTCCACTATAAAGATGCATTGCAACGTTTCCGTAGCTTTTTCAGCGGCGGAAAGAACGCAGCTTTCAATCGTCCAGTTCGTTCGCGCGGCATCGAGGCTCTCGAAGCACGACGCGTCATGGACGCCGATCCCATCCAACTGGGTGCGATCTATCACGAAGAAGACGGCGCTGGTGGTGACGAACATGGTGATACGTTCATCGTGACGTTCGAAGGCGGTGCGGAAGGCACCCAACTGACTCGCTTGATCATCGATGGCGATCAGATCCAGAACTTCGGCAACATCCCAGGCCTGAGCGCTGGTGACGTGATCTTCGACACGTCCGAAGGTAGCCTCGGTGCCGATGCCTTCTTCCCGTTTCAGCTGATCTCGGCCAATGGTATCGATTCGGTCGTCGCAACCGTTTCGGACGACGGCTTGAGGTTGATCATCGACTTCGTTGGCTTCGATGCTGGTGAAGAACTTCGCTTCTCGATCGACGTCGATGAAATCATCATTTACGATCCGAACAATCCAGCCGAAACGCTGATCGACCCGATTGCTTCGGGTGCCGAATTCCACGGAACGCTGCTGACGGGTGAATTCTCGGCTCCGCACTACAAAGATGCGACCGTCAACACCAAGTTCATCGACGCCTACGATCCGAAGTTGATTGCCTCGGGCTTGGACCTGCCAGCCGACAACTCGACCGGTCACCGCGACCGAACCGACGGTGCCTTTGGCAGCATCCTGCAAGATCCGCTGCCAATCTCGATCAGTGGTACCGTCTATCACGATCCAAACCTCAGCCTGACTCAAGATCCTGGCGAAGTTGGGATCGCTGGCGTTTCTCTGACGCTGTGGAAGAAAGAAAATGGCGTCTTCGTGAACACCGGTCACACGGTGGTTACCGACGCCAATGGCAATTACTTGTTTGGTACCGACCTCGGTCTCGATCCAGGCACCTACCAGGTTCGTGAAACGCAGCCAACCGGTTACTTCAGTGTGGGTGCCGTTCCAGGTAGCGTCGATGGCTCGTCCAGCGGTTCTATCGTCAACGGCGATCCCGACATCCTGACCGAAATCGAAATCCCACTCGGTGGAACCGCTGCGGTCGATTACGACTTCGCGGAAGCCACGCCAGCGATGATCGATGGTTATGTCTACCACGACCGCGACAACGACGGCGTCAAGGAAGCAGGCGAAGAAGGTATCGCTGGCGTCCAGATCCGCGTGCAAGGGGTCGACGTGCTGGGCAATCCGCAGTCGTTCCTGGTTACCACCGATGCCAACGGCTATTACAAAGTCACCAACATGCCACCAGGCGTGTACGAAGTGATCGAAGTCGTTCAGCCACCAACCTATCAGGATGGTTTGGATACGGCCGGTACCGTCAACGGTGTTACGACCGGTAACGCCACGAACCCTGGCGACCGCATCAGCGCGATCACGCTGAAGGGTGGCCAGTCGGGTGTGAACTACAACTTCGGTGAAATCCGTCCGGCTGAAATCAGCGGCCACGTTCACCTGACCGATCCAGAAGGCAACTGCTACGGCGAAGGGATCGACACGACGCCAATCGAAGGTGCCGTGATCAATCTGTACGATGCCAATGGCAACCTGGTCGCCACGACCACGACCGATGCCGACGGCAACTACTACTTCGGCAACCTGATGCCAGGCGTCTATACCATCGAAGAAATCACCCCACCAGGGCTGATCGATGGTGGCGACCACGTTGGTACCATCAACGGCATCAATGTCGGCAACCTCGACGGCAACGACCGAATCGCGAACATCGAACTGCTCTCAGGCGACTCGGGGCAGAGCTATGACTTCTGCGAACACCTGCCAGCCACGCTGTCGGGTTTTGTCTATCACGACCGCAACAACAACGGCATCCGCGAAGCTGGTGAAGAAGGCATCGAGGGTGTGCTGGTTCAGTTGTTCGACGAGAACGGCATCCAAGCTGGCCTGGCGATTACCGATGCCAACGGTTTCTACCAGTTCACCGACCTGGTGAAGGGGCAGTACCGCATCGCGGAAATCCAACCGTTTGAATACATCGATGGTCTCGACACGGCCGGTACCATCTTGGGCACGACCGTCGGTACCGCCATTAACCCTGGCGACGAACTCACCCTGATCGACGTCAAATGGGGTGACGAAGGTATCGAGTATAACTTCGGCGAAATCAAGCATGGTTCGTTGAGCGGGTACGTTTACCACGACCAGAACATCAATGGCACCAAAGATAGTGGCGACGAAGGCATCGGCGGCGTGACCGTCACGCTGGTCAATACCGACACCAACGAAACCTTCATCACCACCACCGATGAAAACGGGTTCTACGAGTTCCTGAACCTGGCACCAGGCAACTATCGTGTGATCGAAACCCATCCGATCGCTTACCAGGATGGTCTCGATTCGGCTGGTACCATCAACGGTTCGATCCGTGGTGTGGCCGTGAATCCTGGTGACGAGATCAACGGCATCACGATCGGATCCGACGAACACGGTATCAACTACAACTTCGGCGAATACCTCTACGCGTCAATCTCGGGTAGCGTCTACCTGACCGACGAAGATGGTAACTGCGATCACGAATCGGAAACGTCGCGTCCGCTCGAAGGGGTGACCATTCATCTGTACGATGCCAATGGCAACCTGCTTAAGACCACCACCACCAACGCCAACGGCGACTACTTCTTCGGCGAACTGCTGCCAGGCAGCTACACAATCGTTGAAGTCACGCCTCCAGGTCTGATCGATGGCGGCGACTCGATCGGTACGATCGAGGGTATCACCGTCGGCCAGTTCAACGGCAACGACCGCATCGAATCGATCGTCCTGATGGCCGGTCAAAACGGTGTCGAATACGACTTCTGCGAAAGCGAACCTGCCGACCTGTCGGGTTACGTTTATCACGACCGTAATAACAACGGCATCCGCGAAGCAGGCGAAGAAGGGATCGCCGGTACGACGGTTCGCTTGTTCGACGAGAACGGCAACCTGGTCGATACGCTTGTAACCGACTCGAACGGTTACTATCACTTCACGGGCTTGACCAAGGGCATCTATCGCATTGTCGAAACGCAGCCAACCGGCTACCTCGACGGTCTGGATGCTGCCGGTACGGTCAATGGAACCACGAAGGGTTCGGCCACGAATCCTGGCGATGTGATCCACACGATCGAACTGAAGTTCGGGCAATCCGGTATCGAGTACGACTTCGGCGAAGTCCTTCCGACCTCGATCGGTGGTTTCGTCCATGTCGACCCAGATCAGGACTGTATCTTCGATGCGGATGAAGATCCGATCGCCGGCGTGCTGATCAGCCTGTTGGACGCCAACGGGAACGTGATCGCCACGACTACGACCGACGCCAACGGCCATTACCAGTTCAACGGCTTGCCACCTGGTACCTACACGGTCGTCGAATCTCAGCCGAGTGGCTACTTCCAGGGTGGTCAGATCGATCACAATGGCCTGGCCGATGCTTCGGTGACCGATCGCATCTCGAACATCGTGACCCACTCGGGCGAGCACCTGGACGAGCACAACTTCTGCGAACTGCCTCCGGCGGCTCTCTCCGGTTATGTGTTCCAGGATGGCGATGTCATCAGCAGTGCCTCAGGCGAAGTGCCGGACAACATCGGCTCGCTCCGTGATGGTCAGCGAACCGCTGACGATACGCCGTTGGCAGGTGTCGTGCTCGAACTCCGAGATGGCTTTTCCGGTCTGCCGATCTATGGCAACAGTGACCTGGTGCTGCAAGGCATCTACGGCAACGGTCCCATCCGAGTTGTGACCGATGCCAACGGTTTCTACAAGTTCGAGGGACTGAAGACTGGCTTCTACGCGGTTTATCAGATCCATCCAGATGGCTACATCGACAGCATCGATTCCGTCGGTACCACGGGCGGTCTGGCCGTGAACCCAGGCACCACCGGTGCCGAAGTCTCGTCGCTGTCGGTCGATCCCGGCCACGACGCGATCATTCGCATCTTTGTGGTGGGTGGTACCGAGTCGCAGGAAAACAACTTCAGCGAAATCCGCGTGGTGCCGTTCATTCCGCCACCGGAAATTCCACCAGGAACGCCTCCGGTTACTCCACCGATCGTGGCCATTCCTCCAACCACACCCGACTTGATTCCACCGGCAGAGCTGCTGAACTTGCCGCTGCTGATCCAGCCTTACGGTGGCTCGGCGGTTGGTTACACGTGGCACCTCAGCATCGTCGATGCGGGTAGCCCACGCGGTAAAGAACCCGTTGCGACTTCGGAATCGTTCTGGCTGACTTCGGCCAGCGGCGAGATCAATCCGTGGAACTTC comes from the Bremerella sp. JC817 genome and includes:
- the mfd gene encoding transcription-repair coupling factor → MSVAISHQAAAMLKSLPQSFEQNESFQKVLEALKQGEDATLEGIWGSACALAASSFQRNVSPHVVLVTPHLGDIEKLEGALSLFSDADVASFPAWESSPEERRLHDEIYAARLRILKHLVYGKCPSLLVTSIESLIQPVPGKDNILANSRRLVVGEQLEPEELGKWLLVHQYHSTSAVELPGEFSLRGGIVDIFAPDWNGPVRIELFGDEIESIREIDVQSQRSVESLKQIDITALKHSRDHQGSFIEYLPDDAVFMLIEPEQMKQTAGDYLRRVDDVRDSFEFAETVARLDRFRKVSVAGIASGSFNVTANINFESVEQFSGDVDRVRGELDVVSQSLDVVIVCQTEAEIERLHEILDATQVAKTGRLHYVLGELQQGFRFRDGNLVLVSGNEIFHRPSIHRTKTRRLGKVIDSFLDLKKGDLVVHLGHGIGRYRGLRLIEKQGNAEEHLVLEFQGETKIFVPASKIDLVQKYVGGSKTRPPLAKIGGVVWKKQKENVEKAVKDLAADLLQVQAERQSRPGIAFAADTRWQYEFDASFPYQETDDQMLAIEAIKQDMTQPRPMDRLLCGDVGFGKTEVAMRAAFKAVDNGYQVAVLVPTTILAEQHYKSFRERMAEFPFTIARLSRFGTAKEQREVVKGLKEGTVDVVIGTHRLASQDVTFQNLGVVIIDEEQRFGVEVKERLKQLRTTIDVLTMTATPIPRTLHMSLVGVRDISNLETPPKDRVAVETKVSRWNDELIRHAILRELNRGGQIYFVHNRVQDIELVAAKLQRIAPEAKIGIGHGQMAEGALEQVMVDFIDGKFDLLLATTIIESGLDIPNANTIFVDEADRYGLADLHQLRGRVGRSHHRGYCYMLLEAGKHLTPIASKRLHAIEEFSHMGAGFAISMRDLEIRGAGNILGTQQSGHIATVGYELYCQLLESAVRRLQKLPPKMSIDVDIDLPIEAYLPDDYIGDMRQKIDLYRRMTRIASDHDLEQIREELRDRFGPPPEEVDELLRVVALKLDAAFWQVSAIYTEEELDQTFLVFVYTNASRIQQLARLRGKKFRVVDDAKAYIPLPNASMDGSELLDFARLMLRAN
- a CDS encoding peptidyl-prolyl cis-trans isomerase; translation: MISAAYETGKCLGRRVVLTGVCLGTCFLSPAPAWAQFGWLNPWKGDSAQTAEQPPADPFAQRRAASEPQFRTAARQMPATSPTSTGGTTAVISDSPATMPNYGAPVPYPTTHAAAVNYAAPAGYPSTGNAANYYSVPPQGNYAPPMAQTQQAVPQVANLPQQQPPMAAAKGNDLFKPARIVAIVNGEPILAGDVLGPVNQMIDEKMASLTPEQRAAVSEEEIDQFKEQALKQMLPGLIDIKVVYLDFMRSVPSDRKEEMQQMLEKNYDEYQLETDLKNAEVTTQAELDMKLREMGGSLAKKKRQFVEKLVAQQQIQRKIKKDEEVTHQQMLDFYEEHSDEYQVSAKAKWEQLMVKFSEFPNRQAAWEATAEMGNQVLRGAPLDAVAKRHSQGIKAANGGQYDWTTKGSLKNETVDQAIFSLPIGQLSPIIESAEGFHIVRVVDRKESGMVPFTEAQVGIKEKIQNGRRQAEMETYLKDVKSKAQVWTIFDEKK
- a CDS encoding citrate synthase — its product is MSDTAKLIVDGKEIDLPVVVGTEDEKAVDISKLRGDTSFITLDEGYVNTGSTTSAITYLDGEAGILRYRGYPIEELAANCDFVEVMYLLIYGELPTEEELTNFRNSIRRHTMLHEDMRSFYDGFPRDAHPMAILSSVVSALSTFYQDSLDPHDPQQVEVSIHRLLAKLPTIAAYSYKKSFGQPFIYPQNDLSYCENFLQMMFAVPSEPFHVDPDFVDALNLLLIVHADHEQNCSTSTVRMVGSADANLFASISAGISALWGPLHGGANEAVVNMLEEIIDNGGDVDKYVELAKDKKSKVRLMGFGHRVYKNFDPRATIIKKACDRLLDKLDIKDPLFDVAQKLEQAALNDEYFVERKLYPNVDFYSGVIYRAIGIPVQMFTVLFAMGRLPGWIAHWKEMHGSKTKRICRPRQIYTGEQKREFVPIEKR
- a CDS encoding WD40 repeat domain-containing protein, producing the protein MYKHILGATAAVATLVVPSITLAQAPPVRLSHALTLKPAVDRLHPPVVSQVAIHPAEKLMAVAGDDHYVRIMEISTGRVLFTLKDHTDWVRAAVFSPDGKTLATAGNDQQLLLWDVQENIQLRSTGEFPSVVTALDFNHDGSRLAVAGFADVIAIHNPTTGDVLHKLKAASEDQRTVCFSPDGSKVAAAGRNGVIRIWNTNSGERVRDIRAHADRIHGLVFSADGSKVISGGEDRTLKIHDAASGHQLASISTGDAKTFSVSLANDDTVATGGSDNEVRMWSLTSYQEVDHVAGHEGTVATLDVHGQTMISSGFDTTIRVWDLGTAQKSPPVLTVPVSRFSK
- a CDS encoding SdrD B-like domain-containing protein, with translation MGFHYKDALQRFRSFFSGGKNAAFNRPVRSRGIEALEARRVMDADPIQLGAIYHEEDGAGGDEHGDTFIVTFEGGAEGTQLTRLIIDGDQIQNFGNIPGLSAGDVIFDTSEGSLGADAFFPFQLISANGIDSVVATVSDDGLRLIIDFVGFDAGEELRFSIDVDEIIIYDPNNPAETLIDPIASGAEFHGTLLTGEFSAPHYKDATVNTKFIDAYDPKLIASGLDLPADNSTGHRDRTDGAFGSILQDPLPISISGTVYHDPNLSLTQDPGEVGIAGVSLTLWKKENGVFVNTGHTVVTDANGNYLFGTDLGLDPGTYQVRETQPTGYFSVGAVPGSVDGSSSGSIVNGDPDILTEIEIPLGGTAAVDYDFAEATPAMIDGYVYHDRDNDGVKEAGEEGIAGVQIRVQGVDVLGNPQSFLVTTDANGYYKVTNMPPGVYEVIEVVQPPTYQDGLDTAGTVNGVTTGNATNPGDRISAITLKGGQSGVNYNFGEIRPAEISGHVHLTDPEGNCYGEGIDTTPIEGAVINLYDANGNLVATTTTDADGNYYFGNLMPGVYTIEEITPPGLIDGGDHVGTINGINVGNLDGNDRIANIELLSGDSGQSYDFCEHLPATLSGFVYHDRNNNGIREAGEEGIEGVLVQLFDENGIQAGLAITDANGFYQFTDLVKGQYRIAEIQPFEYIDGLDTAGTILGTTVGTAINPGDELTLIDVKWGDEGIEYNFGEIKHGSLSGYVYHDQNINGTKDSGDEGIGGVTVTLVNTDTNETFITTTDENGFYEFLNLAPGNYRVIETHPIAYQDGLDSAGTINGSIRGVAVNPGDEINGITIGSDEHGINYNFGEYLYASISGSVYLTDEDGNCDHESETSRPLEGVTIHLYDANGNLLKTTTTNANGDYFFGELLPGSYTIVEVTPPGLIDGGDSIGTIEGITVGQFNGNDRIESIVLMAGQNGVEYDFCESEPADLSGYVYHDRNNNGIREAGEEGIAGTTVRLFDENGNLVDTLVTDSNGYYHFTGLTKGIYRIVETQPTGYLDGLDAAGTVNGTTKGSATNPGDVIHTIELKFGQSGIEYDFGEVLPTSIGGFVHVDPDQDCIFDADEDPIAGVLISLLDANGNVIATTTTDANGHYQFNGLPPGTYTVVESQPSGYFQGGQIDHNGLADASVTDRISNIVTHSGEHLDEHNFCELPPAALSGYVFQDGDVISSASGEVPDNIGSLRDGQRTADDTPLAGVVLELRDGFSGLPIYGNSDLVLQGIYGNGPIRVVTDANGFYKFEGLKTGFYAVYQIHPDGYIDSIDSVGTTGGLAVNPGTTGAEVSSLSVDPGHDAIIRIFVVGGTESQENNFSEIRVVPFIPPPEIPPGTPPVTPPIVAIPPTTPDLIPPAELLNLPLLIQPYGGSAVGYTWHLSIVDAGSPRGKEPVATSESFWLTSASGEINPWNFENLGQARWTLMTEGNDGEESELLQRLFGSKDAIPVAGDFNGDGVTELGVFIDGHWFIDLNGNGRWDEEDMYAKLGYDGDQPVVGDWDGDGKDDIGIYGQAWPNDPRAVKEDPGLPDVANKLVSIEKPKNLPPREEHAPLGTRVMKVAQHGKFRQDLIDHTFHFGVGGDHGLVGDWNGDGISTIAVFRGGMWHIDSDGDGRWNPEVDQIFAYGQEGDIPVVGDWNADGIDEIGVYRGGQWILDDNGNHEMDPTDKVFQLGDWEDIPTVGDWDGDGTDDPGVFHANREGSVTVATRKAS